One genomic window of Candidatus Trichorickettsia mobilis includes the following:
- the xth gene encoding exodeoxyribonuclease III, whose translation MKIVTWNINSIRLRMVLLKHLVSVHNPDVILLQETKVSDDLFPYNALHEIGYRYLYYQGQKSYNGVAILSKLPIDASFSIKLYNDDKRHVAVKIADLEIHNFYIPAGGDIPDINENPKFKHKLEYVQLIQEWFKANRDQESKIILAGDLNIAPLEHDVWSSKQLSKVVSHTDIERAALINLQNSLGLIDSARYFVPVHEKFYTWWSYRSIDWQKSNRGRRLDHIWVSNNLQNRLIAIEAVVDARNWQRPSDHVPYIVQIADEYEGGGTVVI comes from the coding sequence ATGAAAATAGTTACTTGGAATATTAATTCCATCCGTTTAAGAATGGTTTTACTTAAACACTTAGTGAGTGTGCATAATCCTGATGTTATCTTGTTGCAGGAAACTAAAGTTAGTGATGACTTATTTCCATATAATGCACTGCACGAGATAGGTTACCGCTACCTCTATTATCAGGGACAAAAATCATATAATGGTGTAGCTATCCTATCAAAGCTACCTATTGATGCAAGTTTCTCTATTAAGTTATATAACGATGATAAAAGGCACGTAGCAGTAAAAATTGCTGATCTTGAAATTCATAATTTTTATATTCCTGCTGGTGGTGATATCCCAGATATTAACGAAAATCCTAAATTTAAACATAAGTTGGAATATGTGCAATTGATTCAGGAATGGTTTAAAGCTAATCGCGATCAAGAGAGTAAAATTATTTTGGCAGGCGATTTAAATATTGCGCCATTAGAGCATGATGTATGGTCCAGCAAACAATTATCCAAGGTGGTTAGTCATACTGACATAGAACGTGCTGCCTTAATTAATTTACAAAATTCTTTAGGTTTGATTGATAGTGCCAGGTATTTTGTTCCAGTACATGAAAAATTTTATACTTGGTGGAGTTATAGAAGTATTGACTGGCAAAAATCCAATCGTGGACGCAGGCTTGATCATATTTGGGTAAGTAATAATCTCCAGAACAGATTAATAGCGATAGAGGCAGTTGTCGATGCAAGAAATTGGCAACGACCATCGGATCATGTGCCGTATATTGTGCAGATTGCTGATGAATATGAAGGCGGTGGTACTGTGGTTATTTGA
- a CDS encoding transposase, whose product MTTRIDYCQYLLSSQTNYTITNFADHVEGLSDDRVRRYLANAKLSPRLIWEHGKEEIIFSANGKLLFDDSVLDKSYSNNIDEVRYQYSGNAKEVIKGIGIVTCVYVNPEENKFWIIDYRIFNPDKDGLTKIDHVKEMLRNAHYSKKVAFNTVLMDSWYATTSILLQIETIGKYYYCPIKSNRLVDDSNGNKAYCRVDSLDWSTDDISNGKIIKIHKFPKDHKVKLFRVTVSTNRTDYVVTNDMAQNSLDAVQQEYGFRWKIEEFHREVKQVTGIEKCQCRIGRIQRNHIACAIMVWNCLKKAANAASSTVYQLKSGLLRNYLIQELKSPVVRFA is encoded by the coding sequence ATGACTACAAGAATAGATTATTGTCAGTATTTATTATCGAGCCAGACAAATTATACTATTACAAATTTTGCTGATCATGTAGAAGGTTTAAGCGACGACAGGGTCAGAAGATATCTAGCGAATGCTAAATTATCACCAAGATTAATATGGGAACACGGTAAAGAAGAGATTATCTTCAGCGCTAACGGCAAGTTGCTATTTGACGATAGCGTATTAGATAAAAGTTACTCGAATAATATAGATGAAGTCAGGTATCAATATAGCGGCAATGCCAAGGAAGTAATAAAAGGCATAGGTATTGTGACCTGTGTTTATGTTAATCCTGAAGAGAATAAGTTTTGGATAATAGATTATAGGATATTCAATCCCGATAAAGACGGTTTAACTAAAATAGATCACGTTAAAGAAATGCTGCGTAATGCTCATTATAGCAAAAAGGTTGCATTTAACACAGTACTTATGGATAGTTGGTATGCGACAACCTCGATTCTACTTCAAATAGAAACTATCGGTAAATATTACTATTGTCCTATCAAAAGTAATCGTTTAGTAGACGATAGCAACGGTAATAAGGCTTACTGTAGAGTTGATTCTTTGGATTGGAGTACTGATGATATTAGCAACGGTAAGATTATCAAGATTCATAAATTTCCTAAAGATCATAAAGTGAAATTATTCAGAGTAACTGTTTCTACCAACAGAACTGACTATGTCGTCACAAACGACATGGCTCAAAATTCGCTTGATGCTGTACAACAAGAGTATGGCTTCAGGTGGAAGATTGAGGAATTTCATCGTGAAGTCAAGCAAGTCACCGGTATTGAAAAGTGCCAATGTAGAATAGGAAGAATACAGAGAAATCATATAGCTTGCGCTATCATGGTCTGGAATTGTTTGAAAAAAGCTGCAAATGCTGCTTCTAGCACCGTATATCAGCTAAAGAGCGGGTTATTAAGGAACTATTTAATCCAGGAATTAAAGAGCCCTGTCGTGCGATTTGCGTAA
- the hemW gene encoding radical SAM family heme chaperone HemW, with translation MLSVTSNNISIYIHWPFCLAKCPYCDFNSHVAEAINHDVWLKSYLQELDYFSSIFGGKYIKSIFFGGGTPSLMEPRVVEGIIEKISSLAIIDNNTEITLEANPTSFEINKFKEFKTSGINRVSIGVQALKNKDLLKLGRQHDIVAAKQAIIQANNIFDKVSFDLIYARSGQTLKEWQMELVEACELASGHISLYQLTIEKGTAFYKLFHDGKLALPNNDLAAQMYEWTTEYLATQGYTRYEISNYARDSYECVHNLTYWNYQSYLGIGPGAHSRIISKNSVRSIMMYYNPAKWLSAVLNSKTGIQSSANLSATEAITECVMMGLRLNEGININNLWWLSDCIEMKDVINMEMVKYYYNLGLLIYSDKHIYFTNQGLILHNYLVPRLLVSEYKLIE, from the coding sequence ATCTTATCAGTGACGTCCAATAATATTTCGATATATATACATTGGCCATTTTGTTTAGCTAAATGCCCATATTGTGATTTTAACTCTCATGTGGCAGAAGCTATTAACCATGATGTTTGGTTAAAGTCATATTTGCAAGAGCTTGACTATTTTTCCAGTATTTTTGGTGGTAAATATATAAAATCAATTTTTTTTGGTGGTGGAACGCCGTCTTTGATGGAGCCTAGAGTAGTAGAAGGAATTATAGAAAAAATATCTTCATTAGCTATTATTGATAATAATACCGAGATTACTTTAGAAGCCAACCCCACTTCGTTCGAGATAAATAAGTTTAAAGAATTTAAAACATCAGGGATTAATCGAGTATCAATAGGGGTTCAGGCTTTAAAAAACAAGGATTTGCTTAAACTTGGTCGTCAACATGATATAGTTGCGGCAAAGCAAGCTATTATCCAGGCCAATAATATTTTTGATAAAGTATCATTTGATTTAATTTATGCTAGAAGTGGTCAAACTCTAAAAGAGTGGCAAATGGAATTAGTGGAAGCATGTGAACTTGCTTCCGGACATATTTCATTATATCAATTGACTATTGAAAAAGGTACGGCATTCTATAAATTATTTCATGATGGAAAATTAGCGCTGCCAAATAATGATTTAGCAGCGCAAATGTATGAATGGACTACGGAATACCTTGCGACACAAGGTTATACAAGATACGAGATTTCAAATTACGCTAGAGACTCTTATGAATGTGTGCATAATTTGACTTATTGGAATTACCAGAGTTATCTAGGTATTGGTCCTGGAGCTCATAGTAGGATTATATCCAAGAATTCTGTGCGTAGCATAATGATGTATTATAATCCAGCAAAGTGGTTAAGTGCTGTGCTGAACTCTAAAACTGGTATCCAGTCATCAGCTAATTTAAGCGCAACAGAAGCGATCACTGAATGTGTGATGATGGGGCTACGTTTAAATGAAGGGATTAATATTAATAATCTTTGGTGGTTAAGCGATTGCATCGAAATGAAAGATGTAATCAACATGGAGATGGTGAAGTATTATTACAACTTAGGACTGTTAATATATTCGGATAAGCATATTTATTTTACTAATCAAGGCTTAATATTACATAATTATTTAGTGCCAAGGTTATTGGTATCTGAGTATAAGTTAATAGAATAA
- a CDS encoding IS91 family transposase: protein MIGVIGVDFTEKYSELRYGIIFNVTKVILCGTKYLGFKSYSCPTCDHGKSVVFSCKGRFCSRCGKKQTDQWISKATNVLPKTRWQHITFTMPDSLWPIFWLNRNLFGLISAVAAGIIKEIATKKKIVVAIFTALHTFGRDLKRNVHIHLSVTCGGIDSKGNWRKLFFPAEPIKKMWRHRILELFRSEYASSNLKLPSKYQNDGDFNNWMIGLYEISWYVYLQKPSDDHKRNINYLGRYIKRPPISEARIEEYDGLQVTFRFLDHYNNTIDHVTMPVLQFISSLIMHIPDRYFRIIRYYGFLSNRTRGIQLPIVYKAINQIIPKKIKSLNWRLMIWLNFKKDPLSCPNCNQFMSLRQVYYGLSPPLLLVKINELL, encoded by the coding sequence TTGATCGGGGTAATTGGCGTCGATTTCACTGAAAAATATAGCGAGCTGAGGTATGGTATTATCTTTAACGTTACTAAAGTTATATTGTGCGGAACGAAATATTTAGGATTTAAGAGTTATAGCTGCCCTACATGTGATCACGGTAAATCAGTAGTATTTAGTTGTAAAGGTAGATTTTGTTCTCGTTGCGGTAAGAAGCAAACAGATCAATGGATAAGTAAAGCTACCAATGTTCTACCAAAGACACGTTGGCAGCACATTACATTTACAATGCCCGACTCATTATGGCCAATATTTTGGCTTAATCGCAATCTGTTTGGATTAATTTCTGCTGTTGCCGCCGGAATTATTAAGGAAATAGCAACAAAGAAAAAGATTGTAGTCGCTATATTTACTGCCCTGCACACCTTCGGTAGAGATTTAAAACGTAATGTTCATATCCATTTATCGGTTACTTGCGGCGGTATAGATAGCAAGGGTAATTGGCGTAAATTATTTTTCCCTGCCGAGCCTATTAAAAAAATGTGGAGACATAGAATTCTTGAGTTATTTCGCTCAGAATACGCCTCAAGTAATTTGAAATTACCGTCGAAATATCAAAATGATGGCGATTTTAACAACTGGATGATCGGCCTATATGAAATCAGTTGGTATGTTTATTTGCAAAAACCATCAGACGATCATAAACGCAACATAAACTATTTAGGGCGATATATAAAACGACCTCCTATTTCTGAGGCAAGAATAGAGGAATATGATGGACTGCAAGTAACGTTTAGATTTCTTGACCACTACAATAACACGATTGATCACGTCACAATGCCTGTACTGCAGTTTATATCTAGCCTGATTATGCACATACCCGATCGTTATTTTCGAATAATAAGGTACTACGGCTTTTTATCTAACAGAACTAGAGGAATACAACTACCTATTGTATATAAGGCGATAAACCAAATTATACCTAAGAAAATCAAGTCATTGAACTGGAGATTAATGATTTGGTTAAACTTTAAAAAAGATCCGTTATCTTGTCCAAACTGTAATCAATTTATGAGCCTGAGACAGGTTTATTACGGTTTATCTCCACCCTTGTTATTAGTGAAGATCAATGAATTATTGTGA
- a CDS encoding IS5 family transposase (programmed frameshift): MRYKNLSILSEEHFRRLTGVRNSTFEKMVGILKTEKQINRRYQGGRRASLSMEDSLLMTLEYLREYRTYFHIAKNYGVSESSAFKTIRFVEDTLIKHPDFALPGKKALVKSGMEYELVLIDATESPIERPPKKQKYYYSGKKKRHTLKTQIVVDKKSKRVICTSFSNGKRHDFKLFKESRTHILPEVKVITDTGYQGLQKIHTNSELPKKKSKKNALTKEDKKNNRSLASDRVLNENVIGMLKRFKIIADKYRNRRKRFGLRFNLIAGLYNWELGK; the protein is encoded by the exons ATGAGATATAAAAATTTAAGCATTTTATCGGAAGAGCATTTTAGAAGATTAACAGGGGTAAGAAATAGTACATTTGAAAAGATGGTAGGGATTTTAAAGACAGAGAAACAAATAAATAGGAGGTACCAAGGTGGCAGAAGAGCTAGTCTTAGTATGGAAGACAGCCTATTAATGACACTTGAATATTTAAGGGAATACCGTACCTATTTTCATATAGCTAAGAATTATGGAGTTAGCGAAAGCAGTGCATTTAAAACAATTCGTTTTGTTGAAGACACTCTAATAAAACATCCGGATTTTGCTCTTCCAGGTAAGAAGGCTCTAGTTAAAAGCGGTATGGAGTATGAATTAGTTTTAATAGATGCTACAGAAAGCCCTATAGAGCGACCCC CAAAAAAACAGAAATACTATTACTCAGGTAAAAAGAAAAGACATACGTTAAAGACTCAAATAGTAGTAGATAAGAAAAGCAAACGAGTCATATGCACTTCTTTTTCCAATGGTAAGCGTCATGATTTTAAATTATTTAAAGAATCAAGAACCCATATACTGCCTGAGGTTAAAGTGATTACTGATACTGGTTATCAAGGCTTACAGAAGATTCATACAAATTCTGAGCTACCAAAGAAAAAGAGTAAAAAGAATGCTTTAACTAAAGAAGATAAGAAAAATAATAGAAGTTTAGCAAGTGACAGAGTATTAAATGAAAATGTTATCGGTATGTTAAAGCGTTTTAAAATAATTGCTGATAAATATCGAAATAGACGCAAAAGATTTGGTCTTAGGTTCAATTTAATTGCTGGTTTATATAATTGGGAGCTTGGTAAATGA
- the ubiE gene encoding bifunctional demethylmenaquinone methyltransferase/2-methoxy-6-polyprenyl-1,4-benzoquinol methylase UbiE codes for MINQDDPSTSTNFGFKKTSDSIKQGLVNEIFTDVATKYDLMNDLMSFGIHRLWKDEYVKKIPNLNANILDVAGGTGDISFRIINRAKIRQQHPQIVICDINQEMLKIALARAINNNIIHGLEYVCADAEQLPFANNSFDYYTIAFGIRNVKQIQQALTEAFRVLKPGGKFLCLEFSKVKSDCLQQLYNLYSFNIIPKIGQIVTGNQAAYNYLVESINMFPDQQTFSEMISRAGFSKVHYQNLSFGVVAIHSGYKL; via the coding sequence ATGATTAATCAAGATGATCCATCAACATCAACTAATTTTGGGTTTAAGAAAACTAGTGACTCTATAAAGCAAGGTCTAGTTAATGAAATTTTTACAGATGTTGCCACTAAATATGATCTGATGAATGATCTGATGAGTTTTGGTATTCATCGTTTATGGAAAGATGAATATGTAAAAAAAATTCCTAACTTAAACGCTAATATTTTAGACGTTGCTGGTGGAACTGGCGATATTTCATTTCGTATTATTAATAGGGCAAAAATTAGACAACAGCATCCGCAGATAGTGATTTGTGATATTAATCAAGAGATGTTAAAAATTGCTTTAGCTAGAGCTATTAATAATAATATAATTCATGGATTGGAGTATGTATGTGCAGATGCTGAACAGCTACCATTCGCAAATAATAGTTTTGATTATTATACCATAGCATTCGGTATCAGAAATGTGAAGCAGATACAACAAGCGTTAACTGAAGCTTTCCGAGTGCTAAAGCCAGGCGGAAAATTTTTGTGTCTGGAGTTTTCTAAGGTGAAATCTGATTGTTTGCAACAATTATATAACCTTTACTCCTTTAATATTATCCCCAAAATTGGCCAAATAGTTACCGGTAACCAAGCAGCATATAATTATTTAGTCGAAAGCATCAATATGTTTCCGGATCAACAAACTTTTAGCGAAATGATATCACGAGCTGGTTTTAGTAAGGTGCATTATCAGAACCTTAGCTTTGGTGTGGTTGCTATTCACAGCGGTTATAAATTATAA
- a CDS encoding IS630 transposase-related protein has product MTYSIDFRKKVLAIKEKEKMSFESISKRFGVGKNTVFVWTKKISPLKNRNRASKKIPIDKLREDVVQYSDAYQYERAERLGVSKSGIQKALKKLNITYKKSFKTSEGKRRREVRISE; this is encoded by the coding sequence ATGACATATTCGATAGATTTTAGAAAGAAAGTACTGGCTATCAAAGAAAAAGAGAAGATGAGTTTTGAATCAATATCAAAACGTTTTGGAGTAGGAAAAAACACGGTATTTGTATGGACTAAAAAAATATCTCCTCTAAAGAATAGGAATAGAGCTTCGAAAAAAATACCGATTGATAAATTGAGAGAAGACGTGGTGCAATATAGTGACGCGTATCAATATGAAAGAGCTGAGCGGTTAGGAGTGAGTAAATCTGGAATACAAAAAGCATTAAAGAAGTTGAACATTACGTATAAAAAAAGCTTTAAAACATCCGAAGGCAAAAGAAGAAGAGAGGTTAGAATTTCAGAATAA
- a CDS encoding IS630 family transposase, with amino-acid sequence MKKYEAEEKVIVFTDESGFVHSAPRTHGYSAKGKRCYGVHDWHPSKRTNVIGALVGKSLLTVSIFDGNVNTVIFNSWVEQDLIPKLPNNSVVVTDNASFHKSPYLKTMIEKAGHILEYLPPYSPDLNPIEPKWAQAKSRRRKYRCDVDTLFEKYML; translated from the coding sequence ATAAAAAAGTACGAGGCAGAGGAAAAAGTTATTGTCTTTACCGATGAGAGCGGGTTTGTCCATAGCGCGCCTAGAACTCACGGATATTCGGCAAAAGGCAAGAGGTGTTATGGTGTTCATGATTGGCATCCGTCAAAAAGAACTAATGTTATAGGGGCATTAGTAGGTAAATCGCTGCTAACCGTGTCAATTTTTGACGGCAATGTTAATACAGTTATTTTTAACAGCTGGGTAGAACAAGATTTAATACCGAAATTACCTAATAATTCCGTGGTTGTGACAGACAATGCAAGTTTCCATAAAAGTCCGTATTTAAAAACTATGATAGAAAAAGCTGGTCATATATTGGAGTACTTACCGCCTTATTCTCCTGATTTGAATCCTATTGAACCAAAATGGGCTCAAGCTAAATCTAGAAGAAGGAAATATCGCTGTGACGTAGACACTCTGTTTGAAAAGTACATGTTATAA
- the lpxC gene encoding UDP-3-O-acyl-N-acetylglucosamine deacetylase, whose translation MPKHLYEQSTIINPISCYGIGVHSGQNIQLTLKPAKPNTGIIFVRTDVKSESNYIAASYLNVADTAMSTNLQNQHNIRVSTIEHLMAALWGCGIDNVIVELDGSEVPIMDGSSKAFVFMIECAGKKLQNVAKKYLKILKEIRVSDQNREITVSKSKTMHINLTIEFDSKVIGKQNLLFSQTINSFKENLANARTFGFLNELDYLKDRGLAQGASLDNAIGIDRDTILNHDGLRYDDEFVRHKALDMVGDLYTSTANIIASFNALKTGHQLNNELLHKIFSDNQAYTWVSAKDL comes from the coding sequence ATGCCCAAACATTTGTACGAACAATCTACAATAATTAATCCAATTAGTTGTTATGGCATAGGGGTGCATTCTGGACAAAATATACAATTAACTTTAAAACCCGCGAAACCAAACACTGGCATTATTTTTGTACGTACTGATGTTAAGTCAGAGAGTAATTATATCGCAGCTTCATACTTAAATGTGGCTGATACAGCAATGTCCACTAACTTACAAAATCAGCATAATATTCGTGTTAGCACCATAGAACATTTAATGGCAGCACTTTGGGGATGTGGAATTGATAATGTGATTGTTGAATTAGATGGCTCTGAAGTACCTATTATGGATGGCAGCAGTAAAGCTTTTGTTTTTATGATTGAATGTGCTGGTAAAAAACTACAAAATGTAGCAAAAAAATATCTAAAGATTCTGAAAGAAATTCGGGTCAGCGATCAAAATCGTGAAATTACAGTGTCGAAGTCAAAAACAATGCACATAAATTTAACCATAGAGTTTGACAGCAAAGTTATTGGCAAGCAAAATTTATTATTTTCTCAAACAATAAATTCTTTTAAAGAAAATTTAGCCAACGCCAGAACATTTGGTTTTTTAAATGAGCTAGACTATTTAAAAGATCGAGGATTAGCACAAGGTGCTTCTCTGGATAATGCTATAGGAATTGATCGTGATACTATACTAAATCATGATGGACTAAGATACGACGATGAATTCGTTAGGCATAAAGCCTTAGATATGGTAGGTGATTTATACACATCAACAGCTAATATTATAGCTTCATTTAATGCTCTGAAAACTGGTCATCAACTTAACAACGAATTACTACATAAAATTTTTAGTGATAATCAAGCCTATACCTGGGTAAGTGCTAAAGATCTATAA
- the ubiB gene encoding 2-polyprenylphenol 6-hydroxylase, producing MRIIFDLLRILVIVSRLQLFTHCNGVTFPIYIKILGKLLELIFYPLGLIKKPKASFGKRLTTCFERLGPIYIKLGQTLSTRPDLVGVAVAENLKYLQDSLPPFSSAIAKQMIKQSLGVSTEELFAVFEDKPFAAASISQVHQAILPTGEKVAVKILRPQIYTKYNNDIKLLYFFARILPIIFIKLKRLKIVEVIDVFKSSMLSELDLRLEAAAASEMSDNFKNDLDVYIPKIYWAMTAQQVMVTEWVDGISIYNMEQLIADRLEPDLISRKIAVLFFNQAYRDGFFHADLHPGNILVRADGSIGLLDFGIMGRLPEKDRLAIAEILFAFLQRDYKTVARIHLRAGYIPPHCNIELFAQSCRAVSEPIIGLPIKEISIGKLLAQLFKITEDFGMETQPQLLLLQKTMVVVEGIGHSLDPEINMWQLAEPWIKKWAAKNTSPEAKMLRLVKRIVTAALDQL from the coding sequence ATGAGAATCATATTTGACTTATTGCGTATATTAGTCATTGTAAGCAGATTACAATTATTCACTCATTGTAATGGGGTGACATTCCCTATTTATATCAAAATCCTAGGAAAATTACTTGAATTAATATTTTATCCTCTAGGGTTAATCAAAAAACCAAAGGCTAGTTTTGGCAAACGTTTAACTACTTGCTTTGAACGATTAGGGCCAATTTATATCAAACTTGGTCAGACACTATCGACTAGACCTGACTTAGTTGGAGTTGCAGTAGCAGAGAATTTGAAATATCTGCAGGATAGTTTGCCACCATTTAGTAGTGCTATAGCTAAGCAAATGATTAAACAGTCTTTGGGGGTAAGCACGGAAGAATTATTTGCGGTGTTTGAAGATAAACCATTTGCAGCAGCCTCTATTTCACAAGTACATCAAGCAATATTACCAACTGGGGAAAAGGTCGCGGTAAAAATCTTGCGGCCGCAAATTTATACGAAGTATAATAATGATATTAAGTTGTTATATTTCTTTGCTCGAATATTACCAATAATTTTTATAAAATTGAAACGGCTAAAGATTGTTGAAGTTATCGATGTGTTTAAATCCAGCATGTTATCAGAGCTAGATTTAAGATTGGAAGCAGCTGCGGCTTCAGAAATGTCAGACAATTTTAAAAATGATCTGGATGTATATATACCAAAAATTTACTGGGCAATGACTGCACAACAAGTGATGGTAACCGAATGGGTAGATGGTATATCTATATATAATATGGAGCAATTGATTGCTGATCGGTTAGAGCCAGATCTTATTTCTAGAAAAATTGCAGTATTATTTTTTAATCAAGCTTATAGAGATGGATTTTTTCATGCTGATTTGCACCCTGGTAATATTTTAGTAAGAGCAGATGGTAGTATCGGATTATTAGATTTCGGTATTATGGGAAGGTTGCCAGAGAAAGATCGCCTTGCTATTGCTGAGATTTTATTTGCTTTTTTACAACGTGATTATAAGACTGTCGCCAGAATTCATTTAAGAGCCGGTTATATTCCTCCGCATTGTAATATCGAATTATTTGCTCAGAGTTGTCGAGCTGTTTCTGAACCGATTATTGGCTTGCCAATCAAGGAGATTTCGATAGGCAAGCTATTGGCGCAGTTATTCAAAATTACCGAAGATTTTGGTATGGAAACTCAGCCTCAGCTTTTATTATTACAAAAAACGATGGTAGTAGTAGAGGGAATAGGTCATAGCTTGGATCCTGAGATTAATATGTGGCAACTTGCTGAGCCATGGATCAAAAAATGGGCAGCAAAAAATACTAGTCCAGAAGCTAAAATGTTACGCTTAGTAAAGCGGATAGTAACGGCAGCATTAGATCAGCTATAG